TGTTATTTTTAGTCTCTCTCAGAGGTCAACTTGGAGGTTTGGGGTGTACTTTTTTGTAAATACATATCCACGGGTCTCTTACTGTCCAATGCGGTACACAGTACCGTGTAGCCCATTGGTGCCTAGCTGTTCCCAATTTGTCAGAAATCAAGCTGGTTTGTGTTTGTTAGTAGATTCTTGAAATCAAAATTAATTGATTAAAAGTTTAGCTTTTTGTAAACTTAGAAATTAGAAATTGTAAAATGgtgatgtcttttttttcttctctgaaatcATCTACATGATCAAAAATCATGAACTCGCCCTTATCAAAACTTTGCAGCATAAAGGTAGCACAGAAGAAGGCTCCGAGGGAGAAAACACTGAGAATTCAATTGGCTGAATTAAGCCAAATATTTGAAATTGTCTGTCTACCAAGTTCTGGTGAAACAGTAGCAAAACATCGCTCTGTAAGATTAGCTGCAGAAGAGGTAATTGATAGGCGACTAGTTAAGCAAAGTCCAGTAGGTGTTCCATAATGTCTTTTCATGTAGGATTTTGTTGCCGTTGTGGAGCTTAGAACATGAATTGCTGGTAAAGATGGATCAACTGTCGAGGACTTATTATAGATTACTATCAAAaggttttgttttttatttttaagcagccCGACGAAAAAAAAGGCGCCAAAGGAGGGGAATACAGCTAAACCTCcagaacaacaaaaaaaaatttagcaGAAAAGAGGAGTGCATAAGACCAATGAGCACTCTACGGAGAGAGCAACAAGGTAACTAGAAATGGAGTTAAAAGGGAAACTCTTTAGGCAGCCACTTCTGAAGCTAGGGTTCTCTGCGGATGTCAGTTGTCACGCTGATAAGATGATTTACAAACAGCTATTATTGTTGTAGTAACATCTTACTTGAGTTCAGACTCTCCAAAGAAACCACCTGTCCTGTCGGGGACACTTTAATAACTCTTCTCCTATTTCCATTGAAAAATCATATCTTGAACACTTAAGAACAATGCTAGTTATTGTTTTCCAAGATTTCCCTATTAAGTATTACAATTCACAAGAAAAAGTACTTGCTATTCAGTGCGTCCATACATAAGTTCTCCAAAGATTTGGCAGTTCTCGTCCAGTATGAAGTCTTGAGTGATACTAAAAGGCTGAAGGATACTTCTGAACCTTGTTATAACAGCCAAGGAAAATCCAGCTGTGGTGGTAACTTGATTGCTCTGCAACACAGTAAAATGGAAATAATCAAGCTTACAGCCAAAAATAGCAACACAGCTCAATCATACAGATTACCTTTATCAATAAAGGAAAAGGTGGTAATCGATGATGGCAACCATGAGTCTACGAGGTTCTGACCATGAAAATCCAGAACAATCAACTTTGTAATGGTGTGACGGAAAACAGCACTTATCAGAATTACTGCAACCAATAATGCCATATCCACTTAAAATGTGCAGCTCTTCTATTTGATAAGCTACTCATGCCTGAGAAAATTTAACTAGACGCGAGATAGAACCAATAAGAAAGACAAGTAAGTTCAGTTTGTGTACCTTCATCAAAACCTCCAACTATCTTGCATGCAGAAATTCCAACTTGCAGGAGATGCAGGACCTGGCAGTTGCCTGGAAGGAGAGCAAAAAGTTGAATACTATCCAGACATCTGTAGATATGATTTCAGCGAAAAGTTTGTCATCAAGTCTCAACCTCACCGAACTTCTTCACCACCCTTTTGATGAAAATAAAACTAGCTTCCAAGATATATACCCATAGAACAACATAAATCCATTGTACCAGTATGTATTACAGTTCTATACGCATCATATGATTCACATATAAATTCATTGCAATCTATAATGAAGTTTTACTTGATATGATCAAAAATATAACCCAAGGTCTACATCTAGGTTCTTCTACTAAAAAGATTCCCTAATAATGAAAACTCCAATACCATAATCTCCTGAACTCCAGGACTAATACAGAGTCTCAGAAAATGGTAGGAACCGGATTGCACAGCTTCAATAAGTTCATCAAGGGCCAGAATATATCCATCCTATTGAAGCCAGTTGAAACCTGCAGGAACGTCATAATGTTACTCTTTACTCTTTAAGATGATCGAATGGCTTATATAAATAAGAGTGAAGAAAAATAgataaacagaagaaaaaaaaattaaaaaaataatcagtTAGACCTACGACCTACCTCAACAACAAAGTGGGCCAATATCTTGTTGGAGCGTGCCTCCGTTACCCCTTTTAAGATGGTGAGGCCCAAATCCCGGAGCACCTGGGCAATTTCCAGGAAAAGCTTATGATCTTCACATAGCACCTGTAGAAGAAGGCATTGTGAATTTGCATGTTCTTGAAAAGTTGACTCGCATAAGTTTCTGGATATACCATAATATAAGTCAGAATCCCGCAAAGTGCTAAAGGATTGTATGGCATCATGCCTGGTACCAGAATCATCACAGTTTCAGGAAATCaggatttttttattgtttatattttgtaaaAAACATGTTCCTAAGTTAGTAGAAAGATACCTCTATGAGCATCTGCCGTGGGTGATCAAGGTCTTCAATAATGACAGGGCAGACACTCCAGTCTCTGCCATTATGGTGACTTGGTGTTTCAGATGATCTCGAGTCCTTCCTGCCTATAACCTGTATAAAGTGTGTTAGTCAAGAAACTGTATTAATGCATGGGAGACTTTAAAATCTCATGTTTCTTGCAGTTTTGTTACATTGATCTATTAAAGAAACTTGCAACTGTAAgtataattttattaatttcctAATTGAGTAGCGAAAGTCCAAAAGCACCTTGCGCTTCACATGTTGCTTCACCTTCTTAGCTTGGCTGGTAGCATTTCTTAAGTAAAGCATGTGCTTTGCGGTTCGATCTAACAAAGAATCAATACTGCACTGTATAAATGCGAATATAAATCAAGAATCAGTACAAATTTATCCAAAAAATCAGAAAAGACACGAGAAAATTTGCATAGTTTACCTTTGCACCATTTGGAACAAGTTCTCGCAGCTCTCTCACACGATCTTGGATCATCTGTCTGTCCCTTGGCCTTTGCTTTTGAATATCCGCAACCTTGGACTTCCTTTTCCCAATAGCAGATTGTTTGCTCCCCCTCTTGGACTGTATTCTTTTCTTCTGCATTTCATCGACCTGTACGGTAACTACACTCTTCAATGAGTATTCAGATACACAACTTTCAGGAACTTTTTGTTCGTCAGCAAATGCAGTCATTCCATAACCCCACTGACCTGAATCACCTACCAAGTGATTAGGTTGAGGTTGACTCTGGGTTTGGCGAGAAGGACTCAACAGTCCACATGAAGCAGTTGAGGATCTAACACTGTTAAGTCTACCAGATGCAGCACCACTTGAGAATGTCACTGCACTGGCAACTACTGCATCCAAAAGATCTTCTTCGGTGATTAGCTCGTTGGAGAATTCATCAAATTTCCTGATGGGCGATTCCAAACCCCCAATATAATTTGGATGGCAGATCAAACTGGAGACACTACATACACCTTCACTAACAATACTGCCCTTGGTCGCATATTCATTGCACCATTCTTCAATAGGTGGACCAAAGGCACTAGTTAGCTCATAATCAGTGGGAAAGGTTAAAAGGCCACATTCACTTTCATAATCATTATATATTTCCTCACTAAAGGGTGGATCTATCAATTCATTGGAAGACCACAGATTTATAAACATGTCAGTGTCAAAATCAAATCCAAGACTGGTGAGATTACTTGGAGAAGATACTGATACTTCCTCTTGAAGAAGGAAGCTTGATATATCACTCAACTGCAAATGGCTGACATATGAAGACTGGCTCTGTGAAAATGATTCTGTAGAGGGATCCGGGGATAAATCACCAGCCTCAGTGCCGCTCATACCAGCATCGTTTGTGTTGGTGAGAAAGCTATCTTGTTCAGTGAGCTGTGATCTAATGTCAGAATTTACGATTGACAAACTGTCCTCTGATATTTGAACATAATTAATTGTGTGATCTCTTTTCACCATTACTGAAGACGGGATTGGATCTATAAAGTCAGTGGTAAAATCTGAGGGTTCAATTTTCTTCACGTCAGACCTCAGTGAGAATGTTGATTGACCTTGGAGATCCTTACTCAATATTGAAGGCATACACGTCTCTGTAACGAGATGAAGGGTGGTGAACATATTTTTGATATCTGTTACTACCTTCATATCTTTTCTGACCTGGTGTtgtaaaacaaaaaatgaaaggtAAGCTTAAGACAAACTGAATAGCAAGACAGAAGTTGAACCCTGAAGAAAAGGACTCTTGGAAATTAATTACTGACAGAAAAAAAAGCCACTGAAACACATGAAAAACTGCAGTGTATATTAACCGTAAAATATTATGAGGATTATTACTAATTGGGAAGAAAGTTTAATACAGTGTAACCCAATCAGAAAAAACGATAAAGCTTATTAGTTCAAATCATACTAAATGTAATCATTTATATGCAATGATTTACTTATGTGTAGCAGTAATTTGCAACATTAAGTAAGTTCATATATTTGATAAGTTATAATTGTATGCAGTCTGTAGTATGCTTTTCAAGTAAATATTTAATCACACAGATACGTATGTTATCTGCTGTGCCTGCTGATAGAAACATGGCCATGCAACCACCACTCTGATCTCAAATATGAAACTGCTATAAGTGTACAGGGAGATATAACTCACACCTTTTCTAGTGAGCCAAGCTGCACAACCCCAAGTGGAGCTACAGGTACAAGCAAAATTGTCTGCAACATCAGTAGGCAGTATCTATAAGATCAATATAATGTTTTTAAAAGAATCGGAACTCCAAATTATGAAcccatatatgcatatatatgtaATCTTAGGGCAAATAACTCTTACCTTTAAACCTACTGCGAACTGGAGTTGCCATTCTTCCGGAAACTGCATATTGAAAAGAAGATCATTGATGTTTGAAGAAAGTGTATAAATTATAACGATCACCTCTTATCTTATTAGCGCCACTAACCTCGGTTTCGTCGAACTCATCTGAGAAAACCCAGCAATGATTTTCTGTAGATGCCACTCTCCCAACAATCCTACATGTTAGAATGCGGATATATATAAGCCTGAATTTCAATTAATGCAATTGATGCAACCTTGTAGAAATAACTTCATTTCCGTCCAGCCAAACAAACAAGCAGAATTTTTCAAGATATGCTACCATGCACTTCGTGATTCAGATCAGTAGCTTGAGTGTAAGAAAGTCCAGGAACTTAAGAGTACAACAATATCAGGGTTTATGTCTAAGCAAACAAGAGTTGTCATGTCATGCAAAACAAATGAACTACTGTTGGAATTAAGACCTGGTGAGCTTCTACGGTGCTTCTTTGATAATCTATGTTTTAGACAACTTCTCCTCGAATCATTTTGT
This portion of the Papaver somniferum cultivar HN1 chromosome 11, ASM357369v1, whole genome shotgun sequence genome encodes:
- the LOC113321611 gene encoding transcription factor bHLH155-like isoform X1, whose product is MESTTVRQLLRSICLNLQWEYAVFWLFKHQNSMFLAWEDGYCEYPNTRASAKSKSRNVGFGQEAWIASSSSSCCEVSIDSRSGEGYTVGAAVASMACLMYSLGEGIVGRVASTENHCWVFSDEFDETEFPEEWQLQFAVGLKTILLVPVAPLGVVQLGSLEKVRKDMKVVTDIKNMFTTLHLVTETCMPSILSKDLQGQSTFSLRSDVKKIEPSDFTTDFIDPIPSSVMVKRDHTINYVQISEDSLSIVNSDIRSQLTEQDSFLTNTNDAGMSGTEAGDLSPDPSTESFSQSQSSYVSHLQLSDISSFLLQEEVSVSSPSNLTSLGFDFDTDMFINLWSSNELIDPPFSEEIYNDYESECGLLTFPTDYELTSAFGPPIEEWCNEYATKGSIVSEGVCSVSSLICHPNYIGGLESPIRKFDEFSNELITEEDLLDAVVASAVTFSSGAASGRLNSVRSSTASCGLLSPSRQTQSQPQPNHLVGDSGQWGYGMTAFADEQKVPESCVSEYSLKSVVTVQVDEMQKKRIQSKRGSKQSAIGKRKSKVADIQKQRPRDRQMIQDRVRELRELVPNGAKCSIDSLLDRTAKHMLYLRNATSQAKKVKQHVKRKVIGRKDSRSSETPSHHNGRDWSVCPVIIEDLDHPRQMLIEVLCEDHKLFLEIAQVLRDLGLTILKGVTEARSNKILAHFVVEVSTGFNRMDIFWPLMNLLKLCNPVPTIF
- the LOC113321611 gene encoding transcription factor bHLH155-like isoform X3 — encoded protein: MESTTVRQLLRSICLNLQWEYAVFWLFKHQNSMFLAWEDGYCEYPNTRASAKSKSRNVGFGQEAWIASSSSSCCEVSIDSRSGEGYTVGAAVASMACLMYSLGEGIVGRVASTENHCWVFSDEFDETEFPEEWQLQFAVGLKTILLVPVAPLGVVQLGSLEKVRKDMKVVTDIKNMFTTLHLVTETCMPSILSKDLQGQSTFSLRSDVKKIEPSDFTTDFIDPIPSSVMVKRDHTINYVQISEDSLSIVNSDIRSQLTEQDSFLTNTNDAGMSGTEAGDLSPDPSTESFSQSQSSYVSHLQLSDISSFLLQEEVSVSSPSNLTSLGFDFDTDMFINLWSSNELIDPPFSEEIYNDYESECGLLTFPTDYELTSAFGPPIEEWCNEYATKGSIVSEGVCSVSSLICHPNYIGGLESPIRKFDEFSNELITEEDLLDAVVASAVTFSSGAASGRLNSVRSSTASCGLLSPSRQTQSQPQPNHLVDEMQKKRIQSKRGSKQSAIGKRKSKVADIQKQRPRDRQMIQDRVRELRELVPNGAKCSIDSLLDRTAKHMLYLRNATSQAKKVKQHVKRKVIGRKDSRSSETPSHHNGRDWSVCPVIIEDLDHPRQMLIEVLCEDHKLFLEIAQVLRDLGLTILKGVTEARSNKILAHFVVEVSTGFNRMDIFWPLMNLLKLCNPVPTIF
- the LOC113321611 gene encoding transcription factor bHLH155-like isoform X2 — translated: MESTTVRQLLRSICLNLQWEYAVFWLFKHQNSMFLAWEDGYCEYPNTRASAKSKSRNVGFGQEAWIASSSSSCCEVSIDSRSGEGYTVGAAVASMACLMYSLGEGIVGRVASTENHCWVFSDEFDETEFPEEWQLQFAVGLKTILLVPVAPLGVVQLGSLEKVRKDMKVVTDIKNMFTTLHLVTETCMPSILSKDLQGQSTFSLRSDVKKIEPSDFTTDFIDPIPSSVMVKRDHTINYVQISEDSLSIVNSDIRSQLTEQDSFLTNTNDAGMSGTEAGDLSPDPSTESFSQSQSSYVSHLQLSDISSFLLQEEVSVSSPSNLTSLGFDFDTDMFINLWSSNELIDPPFSEEIYNDYESECGLLTFPTDYELTSAFGPPIEEWCNEYATKGSIVSEGVCSVSSLICHPNYIGGLESPIRKFDEFSNELITEEDLLDAVVASAVTFSSGAASGRLNSVRSSTASCGLLSPSRQTQSQPQPNHLVGDSGQWGYGMTAFADEQKVPESCVSEYSLKSVVTVQVDEMQKKRIQSKRGSKQSAIGKRKSKVADIQKQRPRDRQMIQDRVRELRELVPNGAKCSIDSLLDRTAKHMLYLRNATSQAKKVIGRKDSRSSETPSHHNGRDWSVCPVIIEDLDHPRQMLIEVLCEDHKLFLEIAQVLRDLGLTILKGVTEARSNKILAHFVVEVSTGFNRMDIFWPLMNLLKLCNPVPTIF
- the LOC113321611 gene encoding transcription factor bHLH155-like isoform X4; translation: MESTTVRQLLRSICLNLQWEYAVFWLFKHQNSMFLAWEDGYCEYPNTRASAKSKSRNVGFGQEAWIASSSSSCCEVSIDSRSGEGYTVGAAVASMACLMYSLGEGIVGRVASTENHCWVFSDEFDETEFPEEWQLQFAVGLKTILLVPVAPLGVVQLGSLEKVRKDMKVVTDIKNMFTTLHLVTETCMPSILSKDLQGQSTFSLRSDVKKIEPSDFTTDFIDPIPSSVMVKRDHTINYVQISEDSLSIVNSDIRSQLTEQDSFLTNTNDAGMSGTEAGDLSPDPSTESFSQSQSSYVSHLQLSDISSFLLQEEVSVSSPSNLTSLGFDFDTDMFINLWSSNELIDPPFSEEIYNDYESECGLLTFPTDYELTSAFGPPIEEWCNEYATKGSIVSEGVCSVSSLICHPNYIGGLESPIRKFDEFSNELITEEDLLDAVVASAVTFSSGAASGRLNSVRSSTASCGLLSPSRQTQSQPQPNHLVGDSGQWGYGMTAFADEQKVPESCVSEYSLKSVVTVQVDEMQKKRIQSKRGSKQSAIGKRKSKVADIQKQRPRDRQMIQDRVRELRELVPNGAKCSIDSLLDRTAKHMLYLRNATSQAKKVKQHVKRKVIGRKDSRSSETPSHHNGRDWSVCPVIIEDLDHPRQMLIEA